CCGCTCCAGTCTTCTTCACTTAACGGATCTTCTATTGAAAATATTGGATACTCTCTTACCCAATTAGAATAAAAATCAATCATTTGCTCAGAAGTTAAAATTCTTCCTTCTTTTGATAAAACATATTTTCCTTCTTTATATAACTCTGTCGATGCTGCATCAATCGTTAAATAAAAATCACTGCCAATTTTATATCCTGCTTTTTCAATTGCTACAAGAATTAATTCAATAGCTTCTTTGTTTTCTTTAAGTGATGGAGCAAATCCACCTTCATCACCAACAGAAGTATTTAAACCTTTTGAATGTAAAAGTGATTTTAATGTATGATAGACCTCAGAGCAAGATCTTAAAGCATCACTAAAAGACTTAGCACCAATTGGCATAATCATAAACTCTTGAAGATCAACTGAATCAAGCGCATGCTTTCCGCCATTAAGAATATTCATCATAGGAACTGGTAGAGACGGGGTTATCCCGTCTCTACCGAGAAATTGATACAAATGCATATGCTTTGCATTGGAAATTGCTCTAGCTAATGCAAGGCTTACTCCTAAAATCGCATTTGCACCCAGCTTATTTTTATTTTCTGTACCATCTAAGTCAATTAATATTTGATCAATTTCTTTTTGACTATCCATGGTTAAATTAATTTCTTTATCAGTTATTTTTTTTGAAATAATTTCATTTACATTTTGAACTGCTTTTAAAACACCTTTTCCAAGATATCTTTTTTTATCACCATCACGAAGTTCAACAGCTTCAAATGCTCCAGTACTAGCACCTGATGGAATTGATGCTCTTCCAATATTACAGTTTGACAGTTCAACTTCTACTTCAATAGTTGGAGTACCTCTTGAATCTAAAATTTCCCTTGCGTGTACATTTTTTATTTTTTCCATGATTTTTCTTCTGGGCAGACATATAGATCTGCCCCTACATGTCTACATATTAAACACCCTATCTCCTGCATCACCTAATCCTGGGATAATAAATCCTTTTGAATTTAAATAGGGATCAATTCCAGCAACATAAAAACGAACATCAGGAAATTTTTCTTCTAGTTTCTTTTTTGCACCTTCAGAAACAATTACACTTATTACATAAATCTTAGAAACTCCTAAAGCTTTAATTCTTTCTAAGACACTAGAAATAGTTCCGCCAGTAGCAAGCATAGGTTCAAGCACAAAAAATATTGATTTCTTACTTGTTTTTTTAGGGAGTTTATCAAGGTACCAGTTTGGCTTAAGTGTGACTATACTTCTATATAAACCGACATGTGCAACTTTTGCTTCTGGAATTAAACTTTTAATTCCAGTAAGCATTCCTAGTGCTGCTCTTAGAACCGGGACTATATAAATATTTTTTTGATTTATAAACTTTGCTTGAGTTCTTTTTAAAGGAGTTTTTATGTCTTTCTTTAAAGTAATCCCATCTAAGGATGATATTGCCTCTGAAAATAAAAGTAGTCCAATATTTTCAAGTGCAGTTCGGAATTGTTCTGAAAGGGTTTTTTTATCCCTTGCAATATTTAACCAATGAGTAGTCAAGCTGTTTGAAGATTTTATTACTGGCATTTTCCTTAACCTAACCTCTTAACCTTACGAGATTAAGACAATTAAAAAACAAATTTATTTTATCAGCTATTAAATTTCATTATCTTTTAACATTTGGTATTGCGTTTTAGATTAAGGTTATGTCATAATCAAAACAGATTATAACCAAAAGAAAAATGGTTTTAATTTTTTTAATATAATATTCAAGAAATTATTTAAGGAGACAAGATGTTTATATTACTTGCACCAACTCCAGCAGTAACAACAGATACAGTAGGAAGAATTATTGAAACAGCTAAAAGACAAGCACAAGCTGCTGCTGCTGCATATGGTACTGCTAGAAGAGTAGGAAAACAAACGGTACAAGAAGTAATGAAAGAGTCACAAGGTAAAAAGCCACCACCTGAAATTGCAGAAGTAGCAAGAAGACTACCTACAGCAGATGGAACTGAAAGCTTGCAAATGAAACCCACAAGAAAAGGTTTAGATGTTCACAACAGTCTCACAGAAGAAATAAAACAATTTGATAAATCACCTGAAGTTGTTGAAGGCAGGAAAAGCAAAACTAAAAGCATTGCAAATTACTATGGTAGAAAAGGACCTGCAACTGCTTATATTACTGTAAGCCATGGAATTTCTGAAATAGTTACAAGTCACTATACTAAAGATAAAAAAGCAACAGAAGCTCAAGCAAAAAAGTGGATACCAAAAGTTGTTGCTGCTCTTGAGGTATATGAAAAAACAGGGACTGTACCAAAAGAAGGATTTGAAAGATTTGCAAATGCAGTAGGCATTATAAAAGGTACAATTGAAGGATTAGAGCTGAAGGGAGCAGCTGATAATAAATATACTGTAAGACTAGATGCACTTGTTGCTAAAGCTGAAGAAATGTCTAAAGGTACAGCAAATCAAACAGCAGAAGAGATTATTGAGCAATATAAAAAAGCTCAAGAAGCTCCACCAGTAGCAGGAAAAGTTGGACCAAGAGAAGAACAGGCTCTACCAAAAAAGAGAGCAGCATAAAAAAATAAAATTAACTAATTAAAAACCCTCCGCTTTCACGGAGGGTTTTTAAATTTAAAATCCCTGGCACATGACTATCTTCTCTAAACCTTGCGATTTAAATATTGTCGTTGCTAGCTGTCTTTACCGTCCTGTTCGGAATGGGAAGGGGTGTGTTCCAACCGCATAAGCACCAAGGAGATATTTATTATACAACAAAATAAAAAAACACCACTAGCAGATTGTAAGGGCAGGTTTAAAACCTGCCCCAACAGGTTAAAATTGGTCTTATTAGAAAGGGAAAAAATGAAAGTAATCTTAAAAAATCAAAAATTAGAAAATATAAAATGTGATGTACTGATTGTAAATCTTTTTGAAGGAGTTAAAACTCCAGGAGGTGGAACTGGAGCAGTTGATCTTGCTCTTAAGGGCTTAATAAAAAAAATAATTAAAGAAGAAGATTTTAAAGGAAAAATTGGTTCAACACTTGTAATTAGAACAAATGGTCAAATCCCAGCTAAGAAAGTTATTGTAGTTGGGCTTGGAAAAAAAGAAAAGTTTAATCTTGGTGGGGTTCGAAAAGTAGCAGCAGCATCTTTAAGAACAGCAAAAAAAGAAAGCGGAAAAACAGTTTGTACTATTTTACATGGCGCAGGCGGAGAAAAAATTGAGAGAATTAATCCAAAAGATACAGCACAAGCAATTACTGAAGTAGCACATCTTGCGCTTTATGAGTTTACTAAATATAAATCAAAAGATAAAAATGAATCAAAACATGAGATTAATACATTAATAATTGCTGAGATTGATAAAACAAAATTAAAAAATGTTGAAATTGGAATTAAAAGAGGAAATATAGTTGCAAAAGCTCAAAAACTTGCACGTGATTTAGTTAGTGAACCAGCATTATCAGCTACTCCTACAAAACTTGCAAATGTTGCAAAACAAGTAGCAAGAGAAAATAAATTAAAGATTAAAGTTTTAGACAGGGATAATTGTAAAAAACTTAAAATGGGTGCATTTTTAGCAGTAGCACAAGGCAGTAAAGAACCACCAAAATTTATTGAGATAAAATATATTCCAAAAAAGAAACCAAAAAAACATATAGCAATTATTGGAAAAGGAATAACATTTGATTCAGGAGGACTTTCGCTTAAGCCAGCAAATTCAATGGAAACAATGAAAGATGATATGTCTGGAGCAGCAGCAGCAATTGCAACAATGAGTACAATAAGGGAACTAAAACCAGATGTTGCAGTAACTATGATAGTTGCAGCTA
This genomic stretch from Candidatus Melainabacteria bacterium harbors:
- the eno gene encoding phosphopyruvate hydratase, coding for MEKIKNVHAREILDSRGTPTIEVEVELSNCNIGRASIPSGASTGAFEAVELRDGDKKRYLGKGVLKAVQNVNEIISKKITDKEINLTMDSQKEIDQILIDLDGTENKNKLGANAILGVSLALARAISNAKHMHLYQFLGRDGITPSLPVPMMNILNGGKHALDSVDLQEFMIMPIGAKSFSDALRSCSEVYHTLKSLLHSKGLNTSVGDEGGFAPSLKENKEAIELILVAIEKAGYKIGSDFYLTIDAASTELYKEGKYVLSKEGRILTSEQMIDFYSNWVREYPIFSIEDPLSEEDWSGWANITKVLGKKVQIVGDDLFVTNTKRLKRGISENCANAILIKLNQIGTLTETLETIALAKSNDYKCVISHRSGETEDSFISDLAVATSCGQIKTGAPARIDRIAKYNQLLRIEEQLGKDAKYAGKELQSACKIK
- the upp gene encoding uracil phosphoribosyltransferase, which translates into the protein MPVIKSSNSLTTHWLNIARDKKTLSEQFRTALENIGLLLFSEAISSLDGITLKKDIKTPLKRTQAKFINQKNIYIVPVLRAALGMLTGIKSLIPEAKVAHVGLYRSIVTLKPNWYLDKLPKKTSKKSIFFVLEPMLATGGTISSVLERIKALGVSKIYVISVIVSEGAKKKLEEKFPDVRFYVAGIDPYLNSKGFIIPGLGDAGDRVFNM
- a CDS encoding leucyl aminopeptidase — translated: MKVILKNQKLENIKCDVLIVNLFEGVKTPGGGTGAVDLALKGLIKKIIKEEDFKGKIGSTLVIRTNGQIPAKKVIVVGLGKKEKFNLGGVRKVAAASLRTAKKESGKTVCTILHGAGGEKIERINPKDTAQAITEVAHLALYEFTKYKSKDKNESKHEINTLIIAEIDKTKLKNVEIGIKRGNIVAKAQKLARDLVSEPALSATPTKLANVAKQVARENKLKIKVLDRDNCKKLKMGAFLAVAQGSKEPPKFIEIKYIPKKKPKKHIAIIGKGITFDSGGLSLKPANSMETMKDDMSGAAAAIATMSTIRELKPDVAVTMIVAATENMPSGSAYKPGDVIRAMNGKTIEILNTDAEGRVTLADAISYAAKQKPDEIVDLATLTGACVVALGDTASGVMTNNQKLVEKIIKAGNEAGERMWQLPIYDEDREKIKSDIADMINTGSKGKSGAQNGAVFIEKFVNDIPWVHIDIAGPSWIDKENDYGPKGPTGVGVRTLINYLTNYA